The stretch of DNA AAGTATTTTGTGCCAACAAGGATTCTCCCCTATCTGGCGACGCGGGGCTGTTACTGGGGACGCTGCGAGTTCTGTGACCATGGTGAGGGCTATACAGCGGGTTATCGGTCGAAGAAGATCCAGGACATTCTCGCCGACATCACCTATCTGCGCGACAAGTATGGCGCCAAACATTTTCACTTTACCGACGAGTCCTATCCACCGGCTTTGTTCCGCAAGCTTTCGCGAGGATTGATTGAAAGTAAGATGGATATCTTCTGGACGACGCATATGCGGTTCGAGAAGAGTCTGTTGGAAGATGCCGTTTGGCAGGATGCCAAGGGGTCAGGCTGCCGCTATCTCCACTTCGGCTACGAATCCGGAGTTGAGCGAGTGCTGCAGCTGATGGATAAGGCAACGACGACTGAAGTGATGACGAGGCACCTCAAGCTCACGGCGGAGGCGGGCATCTGGAACCACTGCATGGGCTTCTTTGGTTTTCCCGGTGAGACGAAAGAAGAAGCCTGGCAGTCGGTTCAGTTCCTAGAGCAAAACAAGGATCATGTCCATTCGCTGGGGTTCGGGACGTTCGACTTAGGCCGACACAATCCGGTGGCCAAACATCCGGAGAAGTGGGGCGTAACGGCGTACAAGAACCCGGAGTGGGATCTCGCGCTCGATTACTATTACACCGTGAAAAACGGTATGAGCATCGAAGAGGCCGAGCGAGTATTTGAACAGTTCGAACGGAGCCACAATCCCGGCTGGGATCTGAGGCTGTATATCCGAGAATATATCTTTCTCTATATCTCAAGATTTGGTTTAAGGAAGCTGCAAGATCTTCAGTATCAATCTGTCAAAACCGCCGGAGTGATGCCGACGTTAGCAGGAAAAATGTAGGGGACTGGCTCCGGCCTCGCCGGTGCCTGTCCCATTTCTTAAGGCTCGGACGGGAATAGTTGCCAATCGGAAGGGCGACAATCCCCAAGCAGGGACGATGAGCGCAAGTGGCTTGGTGCAAATAGATGGGCTTACGCCGATCAAGCGGGAAGATCGGAAGCAGTCGAAAGTCACGCTCATCTTTCCGCCTGAGTGGGTGCCGACAGCGCCGTACCTAGCATTACCCTCACTCACAGCCGTCTTGCGAGAGGCGGGCCATAGGGTCATCCAGCGCGATATCAACATCGGCATGTGGGATCACTTCTTCAGTCTCGAATTTCTGATCTGGGTGAAGGGTCGGCTGGCGATGCAGCTCAAGGCCTTGCACGAGAAGGAAAAAGCAGGGTTTCTCACGGAACGGGATGTGGACCAAATGGCCGTCGTGGAGCAGGCCGATGCCGTCGATGTGTTCAATCTGGCGGATCGGGCTGAAGAGGCTAAACTGATCGTGCGTGGCGAACGTTTCTATGAGGCTGAGACGCTGGAGGGGGCGCTCAATACTTTCCGTGAGACGATGTTCTATATCTCTGCCGCCTACTATCCCGCCTCACTCGTCTTTTATCCGATGGAGAGCAATTTGGGCTATCGTCCGGGAGTCTCGAAAGAAGTATTTGCCTGTTTAGAAGATGAGCAAGTGAACGTCTATCGGGATCTCTGTAATCAGTTGGTTATGCCGGACATGGCGAGAGAGCAGCCGGATGTCGTCGGGATTTCCATCGGGACGCAGATGCAGCTATTGGCAGGCCTGACTTTCGCGAAGATGATCAAGGAGGCGTTTCCAAAAATCCATGTAGTGGTGGGCGGGAACGTCATCACACGGCTTCAAGAAGACCTCATCAATCATGAGAGGTTTTTTGCAGAAGTGTTTGATTCAGCGATCCTCTATGAAGGGGAACATGCCTTGCTGTGGCTCATCGAAGCGTTGAATGAGCACCGGCCGCTTGCCTCTATTCCCAACCTCATGTATCGCGATGAGTCAGGTCTCCATCGGAATTCTGAAGTGTATACCGAGAAGACCAATGAGCTACCCTTGCCGGACTTTGAGGGCATGCCGCTGGATCGCTACTTCGTTCCGGAACTGATCATTCCCTACTTGGCGACGCGCGGCTGCTATTGGGGGCGCTGCACGTTTTGCGACCATGGTCAGGGCTACTTCGATCAGTACCGAGGGATGGCGGCTCAGCGGGTGGTTGAGCAGATCAAGGCTCTACGGGATAAGTACCAGTGCCGGCACTTTCTCTTCTCCGATGAATCCTATCCACCGGCGCTCTTCAAGAAGGTTTCGCAGCTGCTGGTGGACCAAGAGGTGAAGATCAAGTGGACGACGCTCATTCGATTTGAAGAGACTCTGCAAGATCAAGCCATCTGGAATCTCGCGGCTGAGGCCGGCTGTTGCACGCTCTATTATGGGATGGAATCGGCGAACGAGCGGGTCTTGAATCTTATGGACAAGCATGCTCGGAAAGACGTCATTGAACGCAATCTCCAAATGGCGGCGAAGGCGGGGATTTGGAACCACGTGATGGCCTTTTATGGCTTTCCCGGCGAGACGTTTGAGGAGGCCATGGAAACTCGTCAGTTTGTCCTCGATCATCAGCCGGTGATTCATTCCCTCGAACTGTTCTACTTCGTGGCGTACCGCCACACCCCAATGGTGCGGCATCCGGAAAAATTCGGCATCACGATCCATAAGCAGGAGGAGTACGATCTGCCGTTGGACTATTACTACACCTTGAACGACCCGAAGACACTGGCTTGTCTCGACGCAATGCAGCTCTGCGAGGAATTCTATAAGAACGATTTTCATCCCTGGGCCGTGCGGGTCAACTCTCGCGAACATGTCTTTCTCTATATCTCGAAGTTTGGGACGAACCGGTTACCCCAAATTTATGCTCAGCAGACGCAGCCGGTGGGGTCACCAGACGGAGTGTCAGGCTTGATTACCTGGCCGGTTGTACATTCGCAAGGCGACGAAGGAATGTCACGTGTCACCAGTCACGACACCGGCTGAGGTGGGACGCGTCACCTGTCGGGAGTGAGAGCAGATTGTTGTTAGGGATTATCGTTCGGCTTCGTCGGGAATAAACACGGCAGAGATCAATGCATAGGCGGCTTCGATCGTGCGAGTCATGTCCTCAGCTTTTTGAAACTGTTGCATGTATTGCTTCGGATTGTTGGTGAGACCGGCATAGCGCGTAGGATTCCAGTTGTAGAGCTGGACGCGCTTCGCCCGTTCCAGGTCTTCGGTGGTGATGGGCAGCGTGAGGTTAAGAATGTCCAACGCATGGGCGACATCCTGCTCGGTGATGTGGTCCATGGGCGGAGTCTGCCAAATATAACGAGGCCTGTCAAATGTCGGGCGGTTGTTTTCTGACGGCACGGATTCTCAGGTGGTGTGGTCCAGACGAGTTCGGGAGTGACCATGGTTGAGCAACGGTCTCTCAAATTCTATCAGGCTGATGTCTTCACCTCTCAACCGTTCGGGGGTAACCCGGTGGCGGTTTTCCCCGAGGCGGATGGACTGACAGACGACGAGCTGCAGCAGATTGCGCGGGAGATGAATCTCTCGGAGACGGTGTTCGTTTTACCACCGACCGATCCTGCCGCAGTCGCTCGCTTGCGGATCTTTACCCCGACCCAGGAAATCC from Nitrospira sp. encodes:
- a CDS encoding radical SAM protein; the protein is MSASGLVQIDGLTPIKREDRKQSKVTLIFPPEWVPTAPYLALPSLTAVLREAGHRVIQRDINIGMWDHFFSLEFLIWVKGRLAMQLKALHEKEKAGFLTERDVDQMAVVEQADAVDVFNLADRAEEAKLIVRGERFYEAETLEGALNTFRETMFYISAAYYPASLVFYPMESNLGYRPGVSKEVFACLEDEQVNVYRDLCNQLVMPDMAREQPDVVGISIGTQMQLLAGLTFAKMIKEAFPKIHVVVGGNVITRLQEDLINHERFFAEVFDSAILYEGEHALLWLIEALNEHRPLASIPNLMYRDESGLHRNSEVYTEKTNELPLPDFEGMPLDRYFVPELIIPYLATRGCYWGRCTFCDHGQGYFDQYRGMAAQRVVEQIKALRDKYQCRHFLFSDESYPPALFKKVSQLLVDQEVKIKWTTLIRFEETLQDQAIWNLAAEAGCCTLYYGMESANERVLNLMDKHARKDVIERNLQMAAKAGIWNHVMAFYGFPGETFEEAMETRQFVLDHQPVIHSLELFYFVAYRHTPMVRHPEKFGITIHKQEEYDLPLDYYYTLNDPKTLACLDAMQLCEEFYKNDFHPWAVRVNSREHVFLYISKFGTNRLPQIYAQQTQPVGSPDGVSGLITWPVVHSQGDEGMSRVTSHDTG